The sequence below is a genomic window from Lolium perenne isolate Kyuss_39 chromosome 7, Kyuss_2.0, whole genome shotgun sequence.
atggtacggggattggatttgggtgttctctggttttccttctgcgttccgaggatccggttcgcgattcgtcgtcacgatggcgattgtcgtaggcgtccttctgcgcggtggagatgcaatgctccgggttggattccaacttgcgcgaagtatctgccttgctctgctgcttcattgcttaAGCAACGAGCGTACGAACGTAGttgatgtcgatctcctcgtcctttttcttcaagatctccgaagccttcttcatattgtcctccggagtggtcttccacctttatttcctgctcaggggcggattgggtgggttttgatttttccagatccaaggcggaatcttctttgggaagctcctgcatctcagatcggatcttcgcgactgcgtcctgctcagcggcggtcgtgtcagcgttacttaccagtgggtttccatcGGAattgacggtttccccgatgaagatgtgtatgccgccaactgggacgatggagagcttgacggggtttgtcttagccggaatccatcactcatccggagggacgatcgacagatttccggcgtaaagaacgagccccacagcgatggtgttgtcgtagcttcccatggtggaaccctcccggttccggtctccagacgccgcaggccccacggtgggcgccaactgtcgttgcctaatcgacggtgcctcggaggagggatcctcacgcccTAACCCGGTTGGCGTGTTCCGTTCGTTTTAGTAAACTAGATGGGGGCAAGGATTGTTGCCGGAAGCGCCACGCGGAGCTCGGCATCTAGATGCACCGCGCAGAGGGCCCGATCTTAACCAAAACCGGGACGCAGCTTGCTATTTATTTTCCGATCCAGGAGGAGGAGTAAGCGGAGTTCGACCCTGGTACGATGGAGAACAAACAGCGCGGACTATTCAGGATCAATCAACACCACAGGAGGGGTAAAGTGAAAAATGTCGAACGGACCGGTATGAGGACAGGTGCAGTATTATGGagattggtgggagggtaaaatcgTCCAatgaaaagttggacgaaaattttggcagaaaccttatctcctttattattaggtatagataaggaaaataaaaataaaaaaatatttgcCGTGTGCACTTTGGTAGAAACACGGCAAATAGAGCTATGCCGTGGTCTTTCCTGGAAGGAACACGGCGAAGGGCCCTTTGCCGTGTTCAACGGTTAGGCACACGGCAAAGGTGAGGGACTTAGGGTTTTGTACGTGGCCGGAATAGTTGGataggaaaaaaaaaagaaaaatcgccctcctctgcctcatcccgCACCCGACCCTGCGCCGCCGTCCCCGACCTCCCCCCGCGACCCCACGCTACCGCCGCCAACCTCGCGCCGCCGTCGACCACGGCCGCCCCCTGCCCCTGCCCGCCCCCGCCGCCCGCTGCTCCTGCCCGCGCTCACGCCCGCCGTCCCCTGCCCCTgcccgcgcccgcgcccgccgCCACCTGCTGCTGCTGCGAGCCCACCGCCCGGGGCTGCTGCTGCGAGGCCGTCGCCCGGAGCTGCTGCTGCGAGCCCGCTGCCTGCTGCGAGGCCTCCGCCCGGAGCTGCTGCTGCGAGCCCGCCGCCCGGCCGGTGCTGCTGCTTCGTGGTGCTGCTCTGGCTGCGCGCTGCTGCAGCTCCGGCGACCCTCTGCTTCTGCCCACCGGATAACCTGATGCCTCGCTCTCCCACAACGGCCATGTTCTGCAGTCAGAACTTAGTCAGATCCTGCAATCTTGAGGTATGCTCAATGCTCCATCACGTGCTCCTCCTCCTTGTTGTGCTAGTCAGATGCACAAGTAATCTCAGAGGTTCACGAGTTGAATCTCGAATGGCCAGTGACAGCAATAGGACACTACCAAATTAGTGAAATTGCCAACTGATAGCTAATTTGATTTCTATTCCAAAAGTAAGCAGAGTATTTCTGGATATCGAAGCTTCTAGGTTGCATTCTCGAAAAAAGCTTGTAGGTTCATACCAGTACCTTTTCCAAAATGTTTCTAAATGTCAGTGTATCATTACAGGACTCTAGTTTTTTTCTTTGTTTGCTAGGAGCACAATTGTCTAGTGACTAGACTACACGGTAGACCTGCGGAGTGGTGCAGTTTTCAGGATTCAGCACAATGCCAACTACTAGAACTTAGAACCTTGAGAAACTACTCCATAAGAATCATATTATAGACAAAAATGGTTGGACACTATACCTTTTGGTGGAGATACTGATGTGAAATTTCTACCAAAGGCACTCCATTTAGCAAGATCTTTCCCTTTAGAGGGTCATAAAACCTTTCAATCAAATTTGCTATTGTTGTCATGTAAAAAGTCTTATTTTTGCAGGATCTGCGTCGAGTTTGAGGGTAGGGCACCGTCTTCGCAGGGCATCTTCGGCGGCGATCGATCACGCTTCGAGGGTAAGGCCTTTCCACCTCTCGTGCCTAGGTCCTTGATGCCGACTGGCGGGACTGGTCCtcatgctcctcctcctcctttcaCCTTCCCTTGGGTAAGTAGTCGGTACATATGCCATTTTATGCCATTTTGCTGTCTTTGCGTATATTGTTAAATAATGCTCACCATTTGTTGTTGTAGTCACATAGTTCGGTTGGCGGCTCCGACCATGCGGCTCAAGGTGAATTGGAAATCACGCCGACGCCTCGTACGTCAGCTCAGCAAAGCACGAACATTGGGAACCAACGCGTGTTGTTCCAGGTTAGTTCTCCTAAATTGGTGACTCACACGCTTCTAAGTTTAGCTTCACTCGCTCTAGTCTTCAAACTCATCAAAATTGCAACTTCTCAAACATATATGACTTGTCAATCTCACTTTATTGTCCAAACTTGTCAAATTTGCAACTTGTAAAAAATATATGATGTGCCAATCTCACAATGCCCTCTTGATTTGAAACTTGTAGGATGCGCAACATGATGCCCCTTGATCATCACCGGCGTGGCCAACATGTAGAGCCCTTGATCATCAAGGTTTTTATGTGTTTGCGGTGGACATGTGGCTAGCTTTGCCTTATATAATGGTGTTTATGTACTTTGCACTATGGATATGTAACCACTATGGACTATATGACTTCTTTGAACATTTGATGGATTTGATGGACTATGTGACTTGTATGGACATTTGATGAACTATGTGACTTGTATGAACATTTGATGAACTATGTGACTTCTATGGACATTTGAtgatctattttgttgttagttaTGTGGTTATAATGATATGATGACACCGGCTATGATGATATGGGAATATATGGTGATATATGATGATATTTGTGAGTTTTAAACTGTTATATGTATATTTATTGCTTTCTATGCAGGGATTAAAAGGAaacaatcaaaaaaaaaaaactgggtGTGCCCTTTTGCCGTGTGCATGCACATGGCAAAGAGCACACGTGGCAGCAGCCTGTGCACCAGGGGCGACCATTTGGTCAGGCCAAACGGACTTTGCCGTGCTCCCTAGTTTGGTGGCACACGGCAAAGAGGGAGGACCTTTGCCGTGTTCCCTCGTCGGtggcacacggcaaagcaggGAAAGGGGTGCGCCCTGCCGTTTCTTCGCCGTGCTCTTCTCACGGTgtggcacacggcaaagaaaagCTTTTGCTGTGGTCCTTGTTGGTAGGCACACGGCAAAAACCGTCTGACGTGGCGCCGTCTGTTAAGTCGAGATTCCGTCAACTGCATTTTTACCGTGCTCCTGGGTGGAAggcacacggcaaaggctttgccgtgttcCGCGCAGAAAGACACACGGCAAAGATCCTTTGCCGTGCTGTTTTTCGCCGTGTGGACTTTGCCGTGTTCCGCCACACGGCAAAAGCTTTGCCGTGTTCCGAAGGGGCTTTGCCGTGTATTTTGCCAACACGGCAAAGCCGTGTTTTCCCGTAGTGTCACTGGTTGAGAAGAGCAGCTTGCTAGTTTTGTTGCCCATATATTTTGCCATTCCGAGGTCCGCCATCATGGGCAAGAGCTCCGGCGAGATAGGTTATAGCCATTTTCTGTAGCATGGATGCATGATACGGATGATCCATATCAAGAGAGGTGGAGAGAGAAACGAGAAGAGAACATCAATCGCAGAACATTAAATTGCATATTTAGATCTATTCAACAGGATTTAAGTAAAATTAATGGAACAATTAGTGGGGTTAATGCTACATAAATTGATTATTTACTTAAAAAGTGCATACCGTCCCTATAAATCAAGGAAAACACTATGTATCGCAGTCCGATGAGAAGGAAACCGTCGGACCGATCGGACGCCGCACGATCCTATCCCATCATACGGCCCGCATTCACAAAGCTTTCCTTGAAAAAAAGGTGACCCAATAATAAACCTGGACGTTTACCCAGCTTCCATAGGAAAAAAAATCATGCGATAATTGAGCCCCAAAATCGTGGCCGGATTCCTCGCCCACATATTGGTCTGCTCATGCCGCATTTGCTCTCCCCAGCGCGCCGCGGCTCCTTTCCTCGCCATGGCGCCACCTGCTCTCGAGGTATTCCGTCCTTAGCCCGGGGAACCACCACGCAGCCGCGCTCCTATGTACGACGCCGGAAATGCGATTTCGGTGGCAGCCTAGCTTGTTGCCGCCACAGTTGGTGGTGGTTGCACTCGACCCAAGCTGCGACCACTGCGAGGTGGACGTCAGGATGGCGTTCAGGGCGCTGGTCGCCCGAGGTGACATATTGCGCGGCGACTCGGCATACTCGGCGTGCTCCATGCAGTTACCAATCACCCTGGTTCAGGCCCTGCGCTGGCACACTCAACGCTCCGTCGCGGGTATGTCGTCGGGACCTCCCTGACCACCGACGGACGTCGGTATAGATTCAGAGGCGGCATAACCCGGCCGATCACTCCGCATGAAGCAGTGGATCGGCGGCTGCTTCGTTGAACAC
It includes:
- the LOC127311239 gene encoding uncharacterized protein; protein product: MSNGPEKKKKNRPPLPHPAPDPAPPSPTSPRDPTLPPPTSRRRRPRPPPAPARPRRPLLLPALTPAVPCPCPRPRPPPPAAAASPPPGAAAARPSPGAAAASPLPAARPPPGAAAASPPPGRCCCFVVLLWLRAAAAPATLCFCPPDNLMPRSPTTAMFCSQNLVRSCNLEDLRRV